In a genomic window of Campylobacter concisus:
- the dapE gene encoding succinyl-diaminopimelate desuccinylase, whose translation MVISFLKELLSFCSITPNDSGSLEFIAKFLPDFEAKFIEKNGTKNLILSKIYGDGEHLAFAGHIDVVPPGEGWDSEPFTPYEKDGYIYARGTQDMKSGVAAFVCAAKDAKFDGKLSLILTSDEEGDGTYGTPLALEYLREINDLPKFCVVAEPTCDKEFGDSIKVGRRGSINGKIVINGIQGHVAYPEKCLNPVNLIAPLLNKIADHDMDAGSEFFSPSKIVITDIRGGMQVCNVTPSELSIMFNVRNSNLTDVNDVEGYLRGVLNGLDYELSIKQSSKRFLTNKDSKIVKNLMASVTKFTSVTPVLNTKGGTSDARHFAEFGIDAIEFGVINDRIHAKNERVSTHEVNKLYEIFKDLIEKF comes from the coding sequence GTGGTAATTAGCTTTTTAAAAGAGCTTTTAAGCTTTTGCTCTATCACACCTAATGATTCTGGAAGCTTAGAATTTATCGCTAAATTTTTACCTGATTTTGAGGCGAAATTTATAGAAAAAAATGGTACCAAAAATCTCATACTTTCTAAAATTTATGGAGACGGCGAGCATCTAGCTTTTGCTGGACACATTGATGTCGTGCCTCCAGGTGAGGGCTGGGATAGCGAGCCATTTACACCATATGAAAAAGATGGCTACATCTACGCAAGAGGCACACAGGATATGAAAAGTGGCGTGGCTGCTTTTGTTTGCGCTGCTAAAGATGCGAAATTTGATGGGAAGCTAAGCCTCATATTAACAAGCGACGAAGAGGGCGATGGCACATATGGTACGCCTTTAGCACTTGAATATTTACGCGAAATAAATGATTTGCCAAAATTTTGCGTAGTGGCTGAGCCAACTTGCGATAAAGAATTTGGTGATAGCATAAAAGTTGGTAGACGTGGCTCAATAAATGGCAAGATCGTGATAAATGGCATTCAAGGGCACGTAGCATATCCTGAAAAGTGTTTAAATCCGGTAAATTTAATAGCTCCACTTTTAAATAAGATAGCTGATCACGATATGGACGCTGGGAGCGAGTTTTTTAGTCCAAGCAAGATCGTGATAACTGATATTAGAGGTGGCATGCAAGTTTGTAACGTTACGCCAAGTGAGCTTAGTATAATGTTTAATGTGAGAAACTCAAATTTAACCGACGTAAATGACGTTGAGGGCTATCTTAGAGGCGTTTTAAATGGGCTTGATTACGAGCTTAGTATAAAACAAAGCTCAAAGAGATTTTTAACAAACAAAGATAGCAAAATCGTAAAAAATTTAATGGCTTCTGTCACAAAGTTCACAAGCGTTACACCGGTTCTAAATACAAAGGGTGGCACGAGTGATGCAAGACACTTTGCTGAATTTGGCATAGATGCGATAGAATTTGGCGTCATAAACGACCGCATACACGCTAAAAACGAGCGAGTTAGCACCCACGAAGTAAATAAACTTTATGAAATTTTTAAAGATTTGATAGAAAAATTTTAA